The following proteins are co-located in the Vigna unguiculata cultivar IT97K-499-35 chromosome 9, ASM411807v1, whole genome shotgun sequence genome:
- the LOC114195972 gene encoding outer envelope pore protein 21, chloroplastic-like — translation METSLRYGEDSKALRIHAKEKLAIFPNTYLQVHGELDTKFGQPSSSGAFIRYFNPNLSSTLGFGLRYDKREKLRYTVNAKKTYTVGVLNFKVKGASEVEREFKEVPSVLNIKIKGAHDMDNKFKEGKSRIAAEVLLNLFNFKQDQDIRLKIGCEYFEKVPYLQIRENNWTINADYKGRWNVRYDL, via the exons ATGGAGACCTCTTTGCGATATGGAGAAGATTCCAAAGCTCTCAGAATCCATGCCAAAGAAAAACTCGCAATCTTTCCCAACACCTACCTCCAG GTGCACGGAGAACTTGACACCAAATTTGGACAACCATCATCTTCCGGTGCTTTTATAAGATATTTCAATCCAAAT TTGTCGTCTACTCTTGGTTTCGGATTGCGATACGATAAGCGTGAAAAATTGCGCTACACTGTCAATGCAAAGAAGACTTACACTGTCGGCGTTCTCAATTTTAAAGTCAAGGGCGCATCTGAGGTTGAGAGGGAGTTCAAAGAGGTACCGAGTGTTCTCAATATTAAAATCAAGGGAGCACATGACATGGACAATAAGTTCAAAGAG ggaAAGTCCAGAATAGCGGCGGAGGTTTTGTTGAACCTCTTCAATTTCAAGCAAGATCAAGATATTAGACTTAAGATTGGATGCGAATATTTTGAAAAG GTTCCTTACCTGCAGATTAGAGAGAACAATTGGACAATAAATGCCGATTACAAAGGTAGATGGAACGTGAGATATGACTTGTGA
- the LOC114163088 gene encoding monosaccharide-sensing protein 2-like codes for MKGAVLVAIAASIGNFLQGWDNATIAGAIVYIKKDLALQTTMEGLVVAMSLIGATVITTCSGPVSDWLGRRPMLIISSVLYFLGGLVMLWSPNVYVLCLARLLDGFGIGLAVTLVPVYISETAPSEIRGSLNTLPQFSGSGGMFLSYCMVFGMSLTPSPSWRLMLGVLSIPSLLYFALTIFFLPESPRWLVSKGRMLEAKKVLQRLRGREDVSGEMALLVEGLGIGGDTSIEEYIIGPAEELADGREQGTDKDKIRLYGSQAGLSWLAKPVTGQSSIGLASRHGSIINQSMPLMDPMVTLFGSIHEKLPEAGTGSMRSTLFPHFGSMFSTAEPHVKHEQWDEESLQREGEDYMSDAGGGDSDDNLQSPLISRQTTSLEKDMPPPPSHGSILSSMRRHSSLMQGSSEQVGSTGIGGGWQLAWKWTEKGEEGKKQGEFKRIYLHEEGVSASRRGSVVSIPGEGEFVQAAALVSQPALYSKELIDGHPVGPAMVHPSETASKGPSWKALLEPGVKHALIVGVGIQILQQFSGINGVLYYTPQILEEAGVEVLLSDVGIGSESASFLISAFTTFLMLPCIGLAMKLMDVSGRRQLLLTTIPVLIVSLIILVIGSVVNFGNVAHAAISTICVVVYFCCFVMGYGPIPNILCSEIFPTRVRGLCIAICSLVFWIGDIIITYSLPVMLSSIGLAGVFAIYAVVCFISWIFVFLKVPETKGMPLEVISEFFSVGARQAATAKNE; via the exons ATGAAGGGTGCTGTTCTCGTCGCTATTGCCGCTTCCATCGGTAATTTTCTCCAGGGATGGGATAATGCAACCATCGCCG GGGCTATTGTTTATATTAAGAAAGACCTTGCGCTGCAAACAACTATGGAGGGGCTTGTGGTGGCCATGTCCCTGATTGGGGCGACGGTAATCACCACTTGCTCCGGTCCTGTATCGGATTGGCTTGGTCGGCGACCTATGCTGATAATCTCATCTGTGCTGTATTTCTTGGGTGGTTTGGTGATGCTTTGGTCCCCAAATGTGTATGTGTTGTGCTTAGCGAGGTTACTTGATGGATTTGGGATTGGCCTTGCTGTGACTCTTGTTCCGGTCTATATATCTGAAACGGCACCCTCTGAAATAAGGGGATCTTTGAATACGCTCCCTCAGTTCAGTGGTTCTGGAGGCATGTTTTTGTCGTACTGTATGGTCTTCGGCATGTCATTGACTCCCTCGCCTAGCTGGAGGCTCATGCTTGGGGTTCTGTCCATTCCTTCGCTCCTCTATTTTGCACTGACAATTTTTTTCTTGCCTGAGTCTCCTCGGTGGCTGGTCAGCAAAGGAAGGATGCTGGAGGCCAAAAAGGTGCTCCAAAGATTGCGCGGAAGGGAGGACGTGTCAG GCGAGATGGCATTGCTGGTTGAAGGTCTCGGGATTGGGGGTGATACATCTATAGAAGAGTACATAATTGGCCCTGCTGAAGAGTTGGCCGATGGTCGGGAACAAGGAacagataaagataaaattcgATTATATGGATCTCAAGCGGGTCTGTCTTGGTTAGCAAAACCTGTCACTGGACAGAGTTCTATTGGCCTTGCATCACGCCATGGAAGCATCATCAACCAAAGCATGCCCCTCATGGATCCTATGGTGACACTGTTCGGTAGCATTCATGAGAAGCTCCCTGAGGCGGGAACTGGAAGCATGCGAAGCACTTTGTTTCCACATTTTGGAAGCATGTTCAGCACTGCTGAGCCGCATGTTAAACATGAACAGTGGGATGAAGAGAGCTTACAAAGGGAAGGAGAGGACTACATGTCAGATGCAGGTGGTGGGGACTCTGACGATAATTTGCAAAGTCCTTTAATCTCACGTCAAACAACAAGCCTTGAAAAAGACATGCCTCCTCCTCCCTCCCATGGCAGTATCCTGAGCAGCATGAGGCGTCACAGCAGTCTTATGCAAGGATCATCTGAGCAAGTTGGTAGTACAGGCATCGGTGGTGGCTGGCAACTGGCATGGAAATGGACTGAAAAAGGTGAGGAGGGAAAAAAGCAAGGAGAGTTTAAAAGGATTTATTTACATGAGGAGGGAGTTTCTGCATCTCGTCGTGGATCCGTTGTTTCAATTCCTGGGGAAGGTGAATTTGTCCAGGCTGCTGCCTTGGTTAGCCAACCTGCTCTTTACTCCAAGGAGCTTATCGATGGACATCCAGTTGGTCCTGCAATGGTTCATCCATCTGAGACTGCTTCAAAGGGGCCAAGTTGGAAAGCTCTTCTTGAACCTGGGGTTAAGCATGCATTGATTGTTGGAGTTGGAATACAAATACTTCAGCAG TTTTCAGGGATAAACGGGGTTCTATATTACACACCTCAAATCCTCGAAGAGGCTGGTGTTGAAGTTCTTCTATCAGATGTAGGCATTGGCTCAGAGTCTGCATCATTTCTTATCAGTGCTTTCACAACCTTCTTGATGCTTCCTTGTATAGGCTTAGCCATGAAGCTCATGGATGTTTCAGGCAGAAG GCAATTGCTACTTACTACAATTCCCGTGCTGATTGTGTCACTGATTATTTTGGTGATTGGAAGCGTAGTAAATTTTGGCAATGTGGCCCATGCGGCAATCTCAACTATATGCGTTGTGGTTTATTTCTGCTGCTTTGTGATGGGTTACGGACCGATTCCAAACATTCTTTGCTCAGAGATTTTCCCCACTAGAGTGCGTGGCCTCTGCATTGCTATATGTTCTCTAGTGTTCTGGATTGGAGACATCATTATCACATACTCGCTGCCTGTGATGCTCAGCTCCATAGGACTTGCTGGTGTCTTCGCCATTTATGCCGTTGTTTGTTTCATCTCCTGgatatttgtgtttttgaaGGTTCCAGAAACAAAGGGCATGCCCCTTGAAGTCATCTCTGAATTCTTTTCTGTTGGTGCAAGGCAAGCTGCTACGGCCAAGAATGAGTAG
- the LOC114195973 gene encoding RING-H2 finger protein ATL80, protein MTRPFRYLGERDSSNDSAVVDSDFVVILAALLCALICVLGLVAVARCGCLRRLRRFSSAPTPQPPPAAANKGVKKKVLRSLPKLTATAESAVKFADCAICLSEFAAGDEIRVLPQCGHGFHVSCIDAWLRSHSSCPSCRQILVVSRCDKCGGIPAPSSSSSAPPPQSESEARFKVREDNGNRFLP, encoded by the coding sequence ATGACTCGTCCCTTCAGATATTTAGGCGAGCGCGACTCGTCCAACGACTCCGCCGTGGTCGACTCCGACTTCGTCGTCATCCTCGCCGCCCTCCTCTGCGCACTCATCTGCGTCCTCGGTCTCGTCGCCGTCGCGCGCTGCGGCTGTCTCCGCCGCCTCCGCCGCTTCTCCTCTGCTCCCACTCCCCAGCCTCCTCCCGCTGCCGCCAACAAAGGCGTCAAGAAGAAGGTCCTCCGCTCCCTCCCCAAGCTCACCGCCACTGCCGAATCCGCCGTTAAATTCGCCGATTGCGCGATCTGCCTCTCGGAGTTCGCAGCCGGAGACGAAATCCGAGTGCTGCCTCAGTGCGGACATGGATTCCATGTTAGCTGCATCGACGCCTGGCTCAGATCGCACTCCTCGTGTCCGTCGTGCCGTCAGATTCTGGTGGTTTCTCGGTGCGACAAGTGCGGCGGGATCCCGGCCCCGTCGAGCTCCAGCTCCGCGCCCCCGCCGCAGTCGGAATCCGAGGCCAGATTCAAGGTGAGGGAGGATAACGGCAATAGGTTCTTGCCTTAG
- the LOC114195961 gene encoding protein MULTIPLE CHLOROPLAST DIVISION SITE 1, with the protein MASVWTLQFRSLSLRPCSFISSTSNGSIITTRNRIVIRNGISKWRSRTQQLKHDSINSISKFYHQLVNSVTIPSFLLNRSGGSNFPIWVCVALVVLVGVFRVVSRKKERPGSVADLVRRGQLKSDRRGISRPLKYEDPFNNPFVKVGKSNSTVEMCGKVYRLAPVTLTEEQQATHQRRRSRAYQWKRPTIFLREGDSVPPDVDPDTVRWIPANHPFATTATDLDEDLAQNNVYQKHGVPFRIQAEHEALQKKLEALQNDQKLNKLAIDPINAKEFERPFNSHARLNEQAEKSTVNNQEQKINKLVIDPINAKEIERPFNSHTRLNDQAEKSSVDNQVSDPDSPNIDSDLNHFESTSSEDPTL; encoded by the exons ATGGCCTCTGTTTGGACACTGCAATTTCGCTCGCTTTCTCTTCGC cCTTGTTCCTTCATCAGTAGCACTAGCAATGGCAGTATCATCACTACTAGAAATCGCATTGTTATCAGAAACGGGATCTCCAAATGGCGCTCTCGCACCCAACAACTCAAACACGACTCCATCAATTCCATTTCCAAATTTTACCATCAACTCGTTAATTCCGTCACCATCCCCTCCTTCCTG CTGAATCGAAGCGGTGGAAGCAATTTTCCGATCTGGGTATGTGTTGCGCTCGTGGTTTTGGTTGGAGTATTTAGGGTCGTGTCCAGAAAAAAGGAGCGTCCAGGTTCCGTGGCTGATCTTGTGAGACGTGGACAACTGAAATCTGATAGAAGAGGCAT ATCAAGGCCTCTCAAGTACGAAGACCCGTTCAATAATCCTTTTGTCAAGGTTGGCAAAAGCAACTCAACGGTTGAGATGTGTGGTAAGGTTTATCGCTTAGCCCCTGTCACACTTACCGAAGAGCAGCAGGCCACTCACCAGAGGAGGAGGTCGCGTGCCTATCAGTGGAAGCGACCCACCATTTTCCTTAGAGAAGGGGACTCTGTGCCTCCGGATGTTGATCCTGATACTGTCCGGTGGATTCCGGCTAATCATCCTTTTGCTACCACTGCTACTGATCTGGATGAAGACTTGGCACAGAACAATGTGTATCAAAAGCACGGAGTTCCTTTCCGGATTCAAGCCGAACATGAAGCCCTGCAGAAAAAGCTCGAAGCCCTACAGAAT GACCAGAAACTCAATAAACTAGCGATAGATCCTATCAATGCTAAAGAATTTGAGAGGCCATTCAACTCCCACGCCAGATTAAATGAACAAGCAGAGAAGAGCACTGTAAACAATCAG GAGCAGAAAATCAATAAACTAGTGATAGATCCTATCAATGCTAAAGAAATTGAAAGACCGTTCAACTCCCACACCAGATTAAATGATCAAGCAGAGAAGAGCTCTGTAGACAATCAAGTGAGTGATCCTGACTCACCTAATATAGACAGTGACCTAAATCACTTTGAAAGTACATCATCCGAAGATCCAACTCTTTAG